From Penicillium psychrofluorescens genome assembly, chromosome: 1, one genomic window encodes:
- a CDS encoding uncharacterized protein (ID:PFLUO_001573-T1.cds;~source:funannotate), whose product MGVENVAAMTPTERNILLAAKSSARRHLRIIIAEPKFYIAKLKYAMDFVWAKCAFSFLLLLKLSRLLPEREEEHKEFLEYGNRLVDELSKAGSNGSHSRTGNIYLQILKVSIEKYGRALKETPQSSTEGIDATSPFWELFDAQADLQWFVPEQFVSEWDFPGLNLFYFPTAWQDFLGDFSLAM is encoded by the coding sequence AGCCATGACCCCCACCGAGCGAAACATCCTCCTAGCAGCCAAATCCAGTGCACGTCGACACCTGcgcatcatcatcgccgagccAAAATTCTATATCGCCAAATTGAAGTATGCCATGGACTTCGTTTGGGCTAAATGCGCATTCTCATTCCTGTTGCTTCTCAAATTATCCCGACTTCTCCCTGagcgcgaagaagaacacaAAGAGTTTCTGGAGTATGGGAATCGGCTCGTCGATGAGCTCAGCAAGGCCGGGTCAAATGGTAGTCACTCTCGGACGGGGAATATCTACCTACAGATCCTGAAAGTCAGTATTGAAAAGTACGGGCGTGCATTAAAAGAAACTCCGCAGTCAAGTACGGAGGGTATCGATGCTACATCGCCGTTCTGGGAGCTTTTTGATGCACAGGCAGATTTGCAGTGGTTTGTGCCGGAGCAGTTTGTCTCGGAGTGGGACTTTCCGGGTTTGAATTTATTCTATTTTCCTACGGCGTGGCAAGATTTTTTGGGGGATTTCTCTTTGGCGATGTAG